One segment of Streptomyces sp. YIM 121038 DNA contains the following:
- the gap gene encoding type I glyceraldehyde-3-phosphate dehydrogenase, translating to MTIRVGINGFGRIGRNYFRALLEQGADIEIVAVNDLGDTATTAHLLKYDTILGRLKAEVSHTEDTITVDGHTIKVLSERNPADIPWGDLGVDIVIESTGIFTKKADAEKHIAGGAKKVLISAPAKDEDITIVMGVNQDKYDAANHHVISNASCTTNCVAPMAKVLDENFGIVKGLMTTVHAYTNDQRILDFPHSDLRRARAAAENIIPTTTGAAKATALVLPQLKGKLDGIAMRVPVPTGSATDLVVTLQREVTKDEVNAAFKKAADDGDLKGILFYTEDPIVSSDIVSDPASCTFDSSLTMVQEGNSVKILGWYDNEWGYSNRLVDLTVFVGGQL from the coding sequence GTGACGATCCGCGTAGGCATCAACGGCTTTGGCCGCATCGGTCGTAACTACTTCCGCGCGCTCCTTGAGCAGGGTGCGGACATCGAGATCGTGGCTGTCAACGACCTGGGTGACACCGCGACCACCGCACACCTGCTGAAGTACGACACCATCCTCGGCCGCCTCAAGGCCGAGGTGTCCCACACCGAGGACACCATCACCGTCGACGGCCACACCATCAAGGTGCTGTCCGAGCGCAACCCCGCCGACATCCCGTGGGGCGACCTCGGCGTCGACATCGTCATCGAGTCGACCGGCATCTTCACCAAGAAGGCCGACGCCGAGAAGCACATCGCCGGTGGCGCGAAGAAGGTCCTCATCTCGGCTCCGGCCAAGGACGAGGACATCACCATCGTGATGGGCGTCAACCAGGACAAGTACGACGCGGCCAACCACCACGTCATCTCCAACGCCTCCTGCACCACCAACTGTGTGGCGCCGATGGCCAAGGTCCTCGACGAGAACTTCGGCATCGTCAAGGGCCTGATGACGACGGTCCACGCGTACACCAACGACCAGCGCATCCTGGACTTCCCGCACTCCGACCTGCGCCGTGCCCGCGCCGCCGCGGAGAACATCATCCCGACCACGACCGGTGCCGCCAAGGCCACCGCCCTGGTCCTCCCGCAGCTCAAGGGCAAGCTGGACGGCATCGCCATGCGCGTCCCGGTCCCGACCGGCTCGGCCACCGACCTGGTCGTGACGCTGCAGCGCGAGGTCACCAAGGACGAGGTCAACGCCGCGTTCAAGAAGGCCGCCGACGACGGCGACCTCAAGGGCATCCTGTTCTACACCGAGGACCCGATCGTGTCCTCGGACATCGTCAGCGACCCGGCCTCCTGCACCTTCGACTCCTCCCTGACCATGGTCCAGGAGGGCAA
- the whiA gene encoding DNA-binding protein WhiA, with amino-acid sequence MAMTAAVKDEISRLPVTRTCCRKAEVSAILRFAGGLHLVSGRIVIEAELDTAMAARRLKRDILEIFGHGSELIVMAPGGLRRGSRYVVRVVAGGDQLARQTGLVDGRGRPIRGLPPQVVSGATCDAEAAWRGAFLAHGSLTEPGRSSSLEVTCPGPEAALALVGAARRLQIAAKAREVRGVDRVVVRDGDAIGALLTRLGAHESVLAWEERRMRREVRATANRLANFDDANLRRSARAAVAAGARVQRALEILGEEVPEHLAAAGRLRMEHKQASLEELGALADPPLTKDAVAGRIRRLLAMADKRAQDLGIPGTESNLTEDLAEEMADNLAV; translated from the coding sequence ATGGCGATGACGGCAGCGGTGAAGGACGAGATCTCCCGGCTTCCCGTCACCCGGACCTGCTGCAGGAAGGCGGAGGTCTCGGCGATCCTGCGGTTCGCGGGCGGGCTGCACCTGGTCAGCGGCCGCATCGTGATCGAGGCGGAGCTGGACACGGCGATGGCGGCGCGCCGGCTCAAGCGGGACATCCTGGAGATCTTCGGGCACGGCTCCGAGCTGATCGTGATGGCCCCCGGCGGCCTGCGCCGCGGCTCGCGCTACGTGGTCCGCGTGGTCGCGGGCGGCGACCAGCTGGCCCGCCAGACCGGCCTGGTGGACGGCCGCGGCCGTCCCATCCGCGGCCTGCCGCCGCAGGTGGTCTCGGGGGCCACCTGCGACGCCGAGGCCGCCTGGCGCGGGGCCTTCCTCGCCCACGGCTCGCTCACCGAGCCCGGCCGCTCGTCCTCCCTTGAGGTGACGTGCCCGGGTCCGGAGGCCGCCCTCGCCCTGGTCGGCGCCGCCCGGCGGCTGCAGATCGCCGCGAAGGCCCGCGAGGTGCGCGGCGTGGACCGCGTGGTCGTCCGTGACGGGGACGCGATCGGCGCCCTGCTGACGCGCCTGGGCGCCCACGAGTCCGTGCTCGCCTGGGAGGAGCGGCGGATGCGGCGCGAGGTGCGCGCCACCGCCAACCGCCTCGCCAACTTCGACGACGCCAATCTGCGCCGCTCGGCCCGTGCCGCCGTCGCCGCGGGCGCCCGGGTGCAGCGCGCCCTGGAGATCCTCGGCGAGGAGGTCCCCGAGCACCTCGCGGCCGCGGGCCGGCTGCGCATGGAGCACAAGCAGGCCTCCCTGGAGGAGCTGGGCGCGCTCGCCGACCCGCCGCTGACCAAGGACGCGGTCGCGGGGCGCATCCGCCGCCTGCTCGCGATGGCCGACAAGCGGGCCCAGGACCTGGGCATCCCCGGCACGGAGTCCAATCTGACCGAGGACCTCGCCGAGGAGATGGCGGACAACCTCGCGGTCTGA